The following proteins are encoded in a genomic region of Pungitius pungitius chromosome 19, fPunPun2.1, whole genome shotgun sequence:
- the LOC119198321 gene encoding nebulin: MKGQSLFVPAAELIHSKNISAVISESKYKEEGKKEASVSLYSVLPETPETRHAREASDLQSEVKYRGTVRADGSSSLFSLLPHTTETQFVKELTEMLSENKYKEEGKKEMSSSFYSQLPETSETQHARSVQELQSQNKYQEAGRRKASISLYSQLADTPEVHHAVEMSQLHSEVKYRPKVLVRGAPPSLYSQLADTSEIQFARETSEMQSETRYRRRKEDASSLYSTLPETRDTLHAREASELQSQLKYKEAARKSSPSALFHRLAETPETAHAKEACELLSEARYKEEGKKEMSTNLYSLLPETIDTRRAREASELLSHVKYKEGVKQQVQSSLYHQLPQTTETQLAKHLSQLQSENKYKEAGQKEARTSLYSLLPHTMETLHAKEAAELLSEVKYKGSVKEEMEDSLYSSLPDTTDTSFCREMSGLQSENKYKEDGRRSLAHSFYSRLPETSETRFCKAASEVQSEMKYREAGRKAAAGSLYSTLPETLDTLHAKEASHLQSQLQYKQSLKAAAFHLMPETNDTLAARRQTEQRSEAQYKEEGKKEMSVALYSLLPDTVDTQHAKGQTDMQSEVKYKEASRKQASSSLYHGLAETLETQHAKEASQLQSQILYRAAGRKEMSSPAYGRLADTSETQLARELSDMQSQNKYKEAGTRSLPHSFYSQLAQTAETQFAQSVTELQSDTKYKTSGRRDAGVCLYSVMPETLETQHARDASQIQSQLKYKDEVEQSASLFSTLPQTLQTERAKQVTELQSQVKYKAGGKEEASSPLYRLLPETPETHFAKQMSEIHSETKYKKDKEDLPSALFSLLPETLHTQFVKDMAETHSEVKYKQAGKQQTSLYSKLPETLETKHAKEATELQSEKKYKDEGRKERTSSLYAQLVDTTETRRAREMSEIQSENKYKESGKKAWSSSVFSRLPETSDTRLSKALSEIQSEVRYKEAGRRDAGASLYSSLPETLETLHAKEASGLQSQVKYRQDGRKEASAPLYHRLPVTTETQLAKEQRDVCSEVKYREEGKKQATKNLYSLLPETPETQLAKQLSEIQSETKYKKDKEDLPSALFSLLPETLHTQFVKDMAETHSEVKYKEAGKKEASVSLYQRLPETLETRRVREVTELQSENKYKQSGKESMSSSLYAQLPQTAETQLAAKMSDLQSESKYKEDGVRSLSQSLYSHLPQTSETQFAKTVSELQSEAKYKEASRKEASGCLYHQLPVTMETQHAKEATELQSQVRYTEGGRKDRSTSLYSALPQTQEMKVAKAAMELQSQNKYKQKGRQEISSSVFHQMAETKETQFLKQISELQSETKYKKDKEDLPSALFSLLPETLHTQFVKDMAETHSETKYKEASKKELVNSLYSLLPETKDTQHAKEQSQLHSEKAYREDGRKEAGCSLYATMPETIDTVFTRELTKTQSDKSYKEQYNREKGKSSYSSMGVLPEVEHAMEVTRKQSEVSYRRGREELRLYSSGADRPDILHAANAAKLASDVSYKSNPQPVHPDVSLLDRTDIQHLKEASKLASQVKYKESFDRDVKGQRPRYNPLDCLSFRHSQAAAGLASQVKYRTNQKSEGSSDLPNLLQLEHALHASKLQSNVEYKKKHKEEKARVHAAVETAEQLHHKENAVLHSQVRYREEYERSRGRCQMEFGDTPMYRVSKEAQRNQSEREYRRDYEEQIKGKALMDVDLTPGYLTACHASSLLSEKAYRKDLEQEVKGRGLSGVGLEETPELLRVKRASEIQSQRSYRQTDQLRENCYSMVTDTPELLHASYLKDVYSQKKYREEAERLKGRYSLIPETAAETQRVKANQRHVSSVRLLLVCCVSSARGILTVAPQLHYSWDSKLMRGLMSSVTETPELVLARENAKRISDVSYREEVGRGTAVTNTPEMERVRRNQDNISSVKYKQSSVKASSVGVTPELERVRQNQDNISSVKYRRGLQQMKGLSCSELDTPEYRRARRSQDCVSMVAARSPRPPSPWEELTRVMWHRGRSRGTAAKYHEDFERARGRGGAPGLDEPGMERYQRANQMMGEAGYGRGLHPQAMETDRRPGGIIVDLKVWRTDPGSIFDFDPLEDDIQSKSLHRMSAPVLPGAYQQAVHMQQHHHGYMHQTSMSSVRSVTSPPHAAAMRVYRALYDYAAQDHDEVSFRDGDVIVNAQPIDEGWMYGTVQRTGKAGMLPANYVESCN; this comes from the exons ATGAAGGGTCAGAGTCTGTTTGTTCCTGCAGCCGAACTCATCCACTCCAAGAACATCAGCGCCGTGATATCTGAg tccaaGTACaaagaggaggggaagaaggaggCGTCCGTGTCGCTGTACTCGGTCCTGCCGGAGACTCCAGAGACCCGACATGCCAGAGAGGCCTCAGACCTGCAGAGCGAG GTGAAGTACCGAGGCACCGTGAGGGCGGACGGCTCCTCCTCgctcttctctctgctgccgCACACCACCGAGACGCAGTTCGTCAAAGAGCTGACGGAGATGCTGAGTGAG aACAAGTAcaaggaggaaggaaagaaggagatgAGCAGCAGCTTCTACTCTCAGCTCCCCGAAACCAGCGAGACGCAGCACGCCAGATCCGTCCAGGAGCTTCAGAGCCAG AATAAGTACCAGGAGGCCGGGAGGAGGAaggcctccatctctctctacTCTCAGCTGGCTGACACTCCGGAGGTCCACCACGCTGTGGAGATGTCTCAGCTGCACAGCGAG gtGAAGTACCGGCCCAAGGTGCTGGTGAGAGGAGCCCCCCCGTCTCTCTACTCTCAGCTGGCCGACACCTCGGAGATCCAGTTCGCCCGAGAGACGAGCGAGATGCAGAGTGAg ACGAGGTACAGGCGGAGGAAGGAGGACGCGTCCTCGCTGTACTCCACCCTGCCGGAGACGCGGGACACGCTGCACGCCAGAGAGGCCTCGGAGCTCCAGAGTCAG CTGAAGTACAAAGAGGCCGCGAGGAAAAGTAGTCCCTCCGCTCTGTTCCACCGGCTGGCCGAGACGCCGGAGACGGCCCACGCCAAGGAGGCCTGCGAGCTCCTCAGCGAG GCGAGGTacaaagaggagggaaagaaggagatGAGCACGAACCTCTACTCGCTGCTGCCCGAGACCATCGACACGCGGCGCGCCAGAGAGGCCTCCGAGCTGCTGAGCCAC GTGAAGTATAAAGAAGGTGTGAAGCAGCAGGTGCAGAGCAGCTTGTACCATCAGCTCCCACAGACCACAGAGACACAGCTGGCCAAACATCTGTCCCAGCTGCAGAGCGAG AACAAGTACAAGGAGGCGGGTCAGAAGGAGGCCAGGACGTCTCTGtactccctcctccctcacaccaTGGAGACGCTGCACGCCAAGGAAGCAGCAGAGCTCCTcagcgag GTGAAGTACAAAGGGAGcgtgaaggaggagatggaggactCGCTGTACTCCTCTCTGCCCGACACCACGGACACCAGCTTCTGCAGAGAGATGAGCGGCCTGCAGAGCGAG AACAAGTACAAGGAGGACGGGAGGCGGAGCCTCGCTCACAGTTTCTACTCCAGGCTTCCAGAAACGTCCGAGACGCGATTCTGTAAAGCGGCGTCAGAGGTGCAGAGCGAG ATGAAGTACAGAGAAGCAGGAAGGAAAGCTGCCGCCGGCTCCTTGTACTCGACTCTACCGGAGACTCTGGACACGCTGCACGCCAAAGAGGCCTCACATCTGCAGAGTCAG CTGCAGTACAAGCAGAGCCTGAAGGCCGCCGCCTTCCACCTGATGCCGGAGACCAACGACACCCTCGCCGCCCGGCGGCAGACGGAGCAGCGCAGCGAG GCCCAGTACAAAGAGGAGGGCAAGAAGGAGATGAGCGTGGCCCTGTACTCCCTGCTGCCCGACACCGTCGATACCCAGCATGCAAAGGGGCAGACGGACATGCAGAGTGAG GTGAAATACAAAGAGGCCAGCAGGAAGCAGGCGTCCTCGTCTCTGTACCACGGACTGGCCGAGACTCTGGAGACGCAGCACGCCAAAGAGGCCTCGCAGCTTCAGAGTCAG ATCTTGTACCGAGCGGCTGGCAGGAAGGAGATGTCGAGTCCGGCGTACGGCCGGCTGGCCGACACCTCGGAGACGCAGCTCGCCCGAGAGCTGTCCGACATGCAGAGCCAG AACAAGTACAAGGAGGCCGGGACGAGGAGCCTCCCTCACAGCTTCTACTCTCAGCTGGCTCAGACCGCAGAGACGCAGTTTGCTCAGAGTGTGACGGAGCTGCAGAGTGAT accAAGTATAAGACGTCCGGGCGGCGGGACGCCGGCGTGTGTCTCTACTCAGTGATGCCCGAGACGCTGGAGACGCAACACGCCAGAGACGCCTCTCAGATCCAGAGCCAg CTGAAGTACAAGGACGAGGTGGAGCAGTCGGCATCTTTGTTCTCCACCCTTCCTCAAACCCTGCAGACGGAGCGGGCCAAGCAGGTGACGGAGCTGCAGAGCCAG GTGAAGTACAAAgcgggagggaaggaggaggcgtCCTCGCCGCTCTACCGCCTCCTCCCCGAGACGCCGGAGACGCACTTCGCCAAACAGATGTCTGAGATCCACAGCGAG ACGAAGTACAAGAAGGACAAAGAGGACCTGCCCAGCGCGCTGTTCTCTCTGCTGCCGGAGACGCTGCACACGCAGTTTGTGAAGGACATGGCGGAGACGCACAGCGAG gtgaaGTACAAGCAGGCTGGGAAGCAGCAGACGTCTCTTTACTCCAAACTTCCAGAGACTCTGGAGACCAAACACGCCAAAGAGGCCACGGAGCTCCAGAGTGag AAGAAGTACAAAgacgaggggaggaaggagaggacgtCGTCTCTCTACGCTCAGCTAGTGGACACCACGGAGACACGCAGAGCCAGAGAGATGAGTGAGATCCAGAGTGAG AACAAGTACAAGGAGAGCGGGAAGAAGGCTTGGAGCTCCAGCGTCTTCTCCCGGCTGCCAGAGACCAGCGACACGCGGCTCTCCAAAGCGCTGTCCGAGATACAGAGCGAG GTCCGATATAAAGAAGCAGGGAGGAGAGACGCCGGCGCCTCGCTGTACTCCTCGCTGCCCGAGACTCTGGAGACGCTGCACGCCAAGGAGGCCTCAGGGCTGCAGAGCCag GTGAAGTACAGGCAGGACGGCAGGAAGGAGGCGAGCGCGCCTCTGTACCACCGGCTACCCGTAACCACGGAGACGCAGCTGGCCAAGGAGCAGAGAGACGTGTGCAGCGAG GTGAAGTACAGAGAAGAAGGGAAGAAGCAGGCGACCAAGAACTTGTACTCGCTCCTCCCGGAGACGCCCGAGACGCAGCTCGCCAAGCAGCTGTCGGAGATCCAGAGCGAG ACCAAGTACAAGAAGGACAAGGAGGACCTGCCCAGCGCGCTGTTCTCTCTGCTGCCGGAGACGCTGCACACGCAGTTTGTGAAGGACATGGCGGAGACGCACAGCGAG GTGAAGTACAAGGAGGCCGGGAAGAAGGAGGCCAGCGTCTCTCTGTACCAGCGGCTGCCGGAGACGTTGGAGACGCGGCGCGTCAGGGAGGTCACGGAGCTGCAGAGCGAG AACAAGTACAAGCAGAGCGGGAAGGAGTCCATGTCGTCCAGTCTGTACGCTCAGCTTCCGCAGACCGCCGAGACGCAGCTCGCCGCCAAGATGTCCGACCTGCAGAGCGAG AGTAAATACAAGGAGGACGGAGTCAGGAGCCTCTCTCAGAGTCTCTACTCGCACCTCCCACAAACCTCCGAGACTCAGTTCGCCAAAACCGTCTCCGAGCTGCAGAGTGAG GCCAAGTACAAGGAGGCGAGCAGGAAGGAGGCGAGCGGCTGTCTGTACCACCAGCTCCCTGTAACCATGGAGACGCAGCACGCCAAAGAGGCGACCGAGCTGCAGAGTCAG GTGAGGTACACAGAGGGCGGCAGGAAGGATCGGAGCACCAGCCTGTACTCCGCTCTGCCTCAGACTCAAGAGATGAAGGTAGCCAAGGCTGCCATGGAGCTCCAGAGTCAG AATAAGTACAAGCAGAAAGGCAGACAGGAGATCAGCAGCAGCGTTTTCCACCAAATGGCAGAAACCAAAGAGACGCAGTTCCTGAAGCAGATCTCAGAGCTGCAGAGCGAG ACCAAGTACAAGAAGGACAAAGAGGACCTGCCCAGCGCGCTGTTCTCTCTGCTGCCGGAGACGCTGCACACGCAGTTTGTGAAGGACATGGCGGAGACGCACAGCGAG ACTAAATACAAGGAGGCGAGTAAGAAGGAGCTGGTGAACAGTCTGTACTCCCTCCTGCCGGAGACCAAGGACACGCAACACGCCAAGGAGCAGAGCCAGCTGCACAGCGAG AAGGCGTACCGGGAGGACGGGAGGAAGGAGGCCGGCTGCAGTCTTTACGCCACGATGCCAGAAACCATCGACACAGTGTTCACCAGAGAGCTCACCAAGACCCAGAGCGAC AAGTCCTATAAGGAGCAGTATAACCGTGAGAAGGGGAAGTCGAGTTACTCCTCCATGGGAGTGCTGCCGGAGGTGGAGCACGCCATGGAGGtcaccaggaagcagagtgaa GTCAGCTACAGGAGGGGCCGCGAGGAGCTCCGCCTCTACAGCTCGGGGGCCGACCGGCCCGACATCCTCCACGCCGCCAACGCCGCCAAGCTGGCCAGcgac gTGTCCTATAAGTCCAACCCTCAGCCCGTTCACCCTGACGTGTCTCTGTTGGACAGAACCGACATCCAGCACCTGAAGGAGGCTTCAAAGTTGGCCAGCcag GTGAAGTACAAGGAGAGCTTCGACAGGGACGTGAAGGGCCAGAGGCCCAGGTACAACCCGCTGGACTGTCTCTCCTTCAGGCACTCACAGGCGGCTGCTGGCCTGGCCAGCCAG GTGAAGTACAGGACCAACCAGAAATCAGAAGGCTCCTCCGACCTGCCCAACCTCCTGCAGCTGGAGCACGCGCTGCACGCCAGCAAGCTGCAGAGCAAC gtGGAGTACAAGAAGAAGCACAAAGAAGAGAAGGCCCGGGTCCACGCGGCGGTGGAGACGGCCGAGCAGCTCCACCACAAAGAGAACGCCGTGCTGCACAGCCAG GTGAGGTACCGAGAGGAGTACGAGAGGAGCAGAGGTCGTTGTCAGATGGAGTTCGGAGACACTCCGATGTACAGAGTGTCAAAGGAAGCTCAGAGGAATCAGAGCGAG AGGGAGTACCGCAGGGACTATGAGGAGCAGATCAAAGGTAAAGCCTTGATGGACGTGGACCTGACGCCTGGATACCTGACAGCCTGCCACGCTAGCAGCCTGCTGAGCgag AAGGCGTACAGGAAGGACctggagcaggaagtgaaggggcggggcttatccgGCGTCGGGCTGGAGGAAACACCTGAGCTGCTGAGGGTCAAAAGAGCCTCTGAGATCCAGAGCCAG aggtCCTACAGGCAGACGGACCAGCTCAGAGAGAACTGCTACTCGATGGTTACAGACACTCCGGAGCTGCTGCACGCCTCCTACCTCAAAGACGTCtacagccag aagaagtacagggaggaggcggagcgtCTGAAGGGACGCTACAGCCTGATTCCAGAGACGGCGGCGGAGACGCAGCGAGTCAAAGCCAACCAGAGACACGTGAGTTCTGTGAGGCTCCTGTTGGTCTGTTGTGTATCTTCAGCACGTGGAATCCTTACTGTCGCCCCCCAGCTGCACTACTCCTGGGACTCGAAGCTGATGAGAGGCCTCATGTCCTCCGTCACGGAGACGCCGGAGCTCGTCCTCGCCAGGGAGAACGCCAAGAGGATCAGTGAC GTCTCCTACAGGGAGGAAGTGGGCCGAGGCACCGCCGTCACCAACACGCCGGAGATGGAGCGCGTCCGACGCAACCAGGACAACATCAGCTCG GTGAAGTACAAGCAGAGTTCGGTGAAGGCCTCGAGTGTGGGCGTGACTCCAGAACTGGAGCGGGTCAGACAGAACCAGGACAACATCAGCTCG gtgaagTACCGGCGCGGGCTGCAGCAGATGAAGGGCCTCAGCTGCAGCGAGCTGGACACGCCCGAGTACCGCCGCGCCCGCAGGTCACAGGACTGCGTCTCCATGGTAGCGGCCCGGTCGCCACGCCCCCCCTCGCCATGGGAGGAGCTAACACGAGTGATGTGGCACCGCGGGCGCAGCCGAGGCACCGCT GCCAAGTACCACGAGGACTTTGAGCGGGCGCGCGGCCGAGGCGGCGCGCCGGGATTGGATGAGCCCGGAATGGAGCGCTACCAGAGAGCCAATCAGATGATGGGGGAGGCGGGATACGGCAGGGGGCTCCACCCACAGGCGATGGAGACGGACAGACGACCGGGAGGCATCATCGTAG acctgaaggtgtggaggacGGACCCGGGCTCCATCTTTGACTTTGACCCTCTGGAGGACGACATCCAGTCCAAGAGCCTCCACAGGATGTCTG